The following are encoded in a window of Brevibacillus sp. DP1.3A genomic DNA:
- a CDS encoding permease prefix domain 1-containing protein: protein MESLQHYVDQLFQKYRGSKQIEELKWEVLSNLEAKVADLVADGLSLDEAVKKAKANLPSIDSIVGERRQVYIFLLVQELLQLGLLYVLIAWIVTMPLRIWGMGIFLNYSLFAICILIGIVYLILLGINRPASSQNLTSMNVRSACLLRKTGWMLWALYIVGTLVFTTALYFGSNLWFSTPVNLTGPYQFANVAVSYALPFLSILIPLWLHAIPRLILKYDAGEGDVIAK, encoded by the coding sequence ATGGAGAGTTTACAGCACTATGTCGATCAATTGTTTCAAAAATATAGAGGAAGTAAGCAAATCGAGGAGCTCAAATGGGAAGTATTGAGCAATCTGGAGGCAAAGGTCGCCGACTTGGTTGCAGATGGGCTATCACTGGATGAAGCGGTGAAAAAAGCAAAAGCCAATCTCCCTTCGATTGATTCGATTGTCGGAGAACGCCGCCAGGTATACATATTTCTACTTGTACAAGAGTTGTTGCAACTCGGATTGTTGTACGTACTCATTGCCTGGATTGTGACAATGCCTCTGCGAATTTGGGGCATGGGGATCTTTTTGAACTATAGTCTGTTTGCGATTTGCATCCTTATCGGAATCGTCTATTTGATTTTGCTGGGGATCAACCGACCGGCTTCCTCGCAAAATTTGACCAGTATGAATGTACGGTCTGCCTGTTTGCTGCGGAAAACAGGCTGGATGCTGTGGGCGCTTTATATTGTCGGGACACTCGTTTTTACGACTGCGCTCTATTTTGGCAGCAATCTATGGTTTTCAACGCCAGTGAATCTTACTGGACCGTATCAATTCGCTAACGTTGCCGTATCATATGCGCTGCCTTTTCTCTCAATCCTTATACCATTGTGGCTCCATGCCATTCCGCGGCTTATTTTGAAATACGATGCAGGGGAAGGTGACGTCATTGCGAAATAA
- a CDS encoding PadR family transcriptional regulator, protein MSDSSISSDIIRGHIDTIILRVLCDGDNYGYEIIKAIFKNSGGRYELKEPSLYTSLKRLESHKLIASYWGDESQGGRRKYYQVTEAGREAYEKALASWKVAKELIDQLIERREEV, encoded by the coding sequence ATGAGTGACAGCAGTATCAGCAGTGACATTATCCGCGGTCATATCGATACGATTATTCTCCGTGTCCTGTGTGACGGCGATAACTACGGATACGAAATTATCAAAGCCATTTTCAAAAACAGCGGCGGGCGTTACGAACTGAAAGAGCCTTCCTTGTATACCAGTCTGAAAAGATTAGAGTCACACAAGCTGATCGCTTCGTACTGGGGAGATGAGAGCCAGGGGGGCAGACGCAAATATTATCAGGTGACAGAAGCAGGGAGAGAGGCGTACGAAAAAGCGCTGGCATCTTGGAAAGTTGCCAAAGAATTGATTGACCAGCTCATCGAAAGGCGGGAGGAAGTGTGA
- a CDS encoding DUF4825 domain-containing protein — MTSLRNKIILALVLIGVVLFMVIQIVIIPENEAQSEQYQLAQQSPLTHDLESILPYKNKYMGATSNLVMFNHLPLSHLKRTFQLRPEKFTIEIHYEDMTTDVEAKLFKQAMLYNSVSAFALVDNLQTIEYRFSDTTIVATRVVMQGLFGEDLASLLTKEKWKTSVQDKLRDDQFVEEGMKKLVKK; from the coding sequence GTGACGTCATTGCGAAATAAAATCATACTTGCCTTGGTTCTTATCGGGGTTGTCCTGTTCATGGTCATTCAGATCGTCATTATCCCGGAGAACGAAGCGCAATCCGAGCAATATCAATTAGCTCAGCAAAGCCCACTGACTCACGATTTGGAATCCATTTTGCCATACAAAAACAAGTACATGGGCGCTACTTCGAATCTGGTCATGTTCAATCATCTGCCGTTGAGCCATCTCAAGCGCACCTTTCAGCTCCGTCCGGAGAAGTTTACGATTGAGATTCATTACGAGGACATGACGACCGATGTCGAGGCGAAATTGTTCAAGCAAGCGATGCTGTATAACTCCGTGTCAGCCTTTGCGTTGGTAGACAATTTGCAAACAATCGAATACCGTTTTTCAGATACTACGATTGTTGCCACACGAGTTGTCATGCAAGGTCTCTTCGGTGAGGATTTGGCGTCGCTGTTGACAAAAGAAAAGTGGAAGACAAGTGTGCAGGACAAGTTGCGAGATGACCAATTTGTTGAAGAGGGTATGAAAAAGCTTGTAAAAAAGTAA